In one Lolium rigidum isolate FL_2022 chromosome 3, APGP_CSIRO_Lrig_0.1, whole genome shotgun sequence genomic region, the following are encoded:
- the LOC124699537 gene encoding probable inactive leucine-rich repeat receptor-like protein kinase At3g03770, whose product MAWQLNFLVMATTCLMLFRGSEQSSQSELLQQLRKQLEYPRQLDVWNNPSGDPCNTQPTSVVTVLCEGNDITELKIVGDRITKPPKFSGYPFPNVSLSEAFVIDSFVTTLTRLTTLRVVILVSLGLWGPLPEKIHRLSSLQVLDLSSNFLYGSIPPKLSAMSKLQTLTLDGNYFNGTVPDWFGSLSNLTVLRLQGNRLKGSIPASVGKATMLTELALAGNNISGEIPLLVSLNRLEMFDLRDNELDGELPDMPTSLVTVLLSKNSFKGEIPEKFGQLNRLQHLDLSFNFLEGNPPEKLFGLPNISYLNLAANMLSGSLLSSLTCSSTLGFVDFSTNRLTGDLPACLNANLNNRVVKFDGNCFSADPEHQHETKYCEQSHKGRRSSKDIGLVVTIVGIVLVVLVLSLLLVASNRRNCQRVTAEQQLLQKHMQDNSTPGTSSELLVNARYISQAVKFGTQIMPTHRVFSLEELKEATKCFERSAFLGEGSIGKLYKGKLENGTVIAIRCLALHQRYSIRNLKLRLDLLAKLRHPNLVCLLGHCIDSAVDESSVKRVFLVYEYVPSGTLSSYLSGSSPEKTLKWCDRLHVLIGIARAVHFLHTGIIPGSLYNRLKTSSILLDEHHMAKLSDYGLSIITEEIYKHETIGEGKRYVQNNAEELESLQDDVCSFGCILLEVLMGPKLHRKGDPFILSELVLSISSQEERERVLDPVVLGTSSQDSLSMVVSITIKCLSVESSTRPSIEEVLWNLQYAAQVQATADGDQRSEVSSQAC is encoded by the exons ATGGCTTGGCAGCTAAATTTTCTTGTCATGGCCACAACTTGTTTGATGTTATTCCGAGGAAGCGAGCAGTCTTCACAGAGTGAGCTGCTGCAGCAGCTCAGGAAGCAGCTGGAGTACCCCAGGCAGCTGGATGTCTGGAACAATCCAAGTGGTGACCCCTGCAACACTCAGCCCACCTCGGTGGTTACAGTGTTGTGCGAGGGGAATGACATTACCGAGCTCAAGATAGTCGGTGATAGGATCACCAAGCCACCAAAGTTCAGTGGCTATCCTTTTCCCAATGTCAGCCTCTCTGAAGCCTTTGTTATCGACTCGTTTGTTACTACTCTGACAAGGTTGACTACCTTGAGGGTTGTTATCTTGGTGTCCTTGGGCCTATGGGGCCCTCTCCCTGAGAAGATTCACCGTCTGTCTTCGCTGCAGGTGCTTGACCTGAGCTCCAATTTTCTGTATGGATCGATCCCTCCAAAGCTGTCGGCCATGTCGAAGCTTCAGACCCTGACACTGGATGGTAACTACTTCAATGGGACCGTGCCAGACTGGTTTGGTTCGCTCTCGAACCTCACCGTCCTTCGCTTGCAGGGCAACCGTTTAAAGGGCTCAATACCAGCATCAGTTGGTAAAGCTACAATGCTTACAGAGCTAGCTCTTGCCGGCAATAACATCTCAGGCGAGATTCCACTTTTGGTTAGTTTAAATAGACTTGAAATGTTTGATTTGAGGGACAACGAGTTAGATGGAGAGCTTCCAGACATGCCTACATCATTGGTAACAGTCCTGCTTAGCAAGAACTCTTTCAAGGGTGAAATCCCTGAAAAGTTTGGTCAACTGAACAGGCTTCAACACCTTGATCTCTCGTTCAACTTTCTCGAGGGCAATCCTCCTGAAAAACTCTTTGGTCTCCCAAACATCAGCTATCTGAACTTGGCAGCAAACATGCTCAGTGGATCACTTCTTAGTAGCTTAACATGCAGCAGCACCCTGGGATTTGTGGATTTCTCTACTAACCGACTCACAGGTGACCTGCCTGCTTGCCTAAATGCTAATTTGAATAACAGGGTTGTTAAGTTCGACGGGAATTGCTTTAGTGCTGACCCTGAACACCAGCATGAAACTAAATATTGTGAACAGTCTCATAAGGGAAGAAGATCAAGCAAGGATATTGGACTTGTGGTCACCATTGTCGGGATAGTGCTGGTTGTTCTTGTTCTTTCTCTTCTATTAGTGGCATCAAACAGAAGAAACTGTCAGAGAGTTACAGCAGAACAACAGTTACTGCAAAAGCATATGCAAGATAATTCGACTCCAGGAACGTCCTCTGAACTGCTAGTAAATGCAA GGTACATATCTCAAGCTGTGAAGTTTGGAACGCAAATAATGCCCACACATCGTGTATTTTCTTTAGAAGAGCTCAAAGAAGCAACAAAGTGCTTTGAAAGATCAGCGTTTTTAGGCGAGGGATCCATTGGAAAG CTATACAAGGGAAAACTTGAAAATGGAACCGTGATTGCAATAAGATGTTTGGCATTGCACCAGCGATACTCAATAAGAAACCTAAAGCTTCGTTTGGATCTACTTGCGAAGCTTCGCCACCCAAATTTGGTTTGCCTCTTGGGGCACTGCATTGATAGCGCAGTTGATGAATCAAGTGTAAAAAGGGTTTTTCTTGTTTATGAATATGTACCTAGTGGAACTCTGTCTTCTTATCTTTCCG GGTCCAGTCCTGAGAAAACACTGAAATGGTGCGATAGACTGCATGTGCTGATCGGCATTGCAAGGGCTGTTCATTTCTTACATACAGGAATAATTCCTGGTTCTTTGTATAATCGGTTGAAAACTTCTAGTATTTTGCTTGATGAACACCATATGGCAAAACTGAGTGACTACGGTTTGTCCATAATAACAGAGGAGATATACAAACATGAG ACAATAGGAGAAGGGAAGAGATACGTGCAAAATAATGCTGAAGAACT GGAAAGTTTGCAGGATGATGTATGTTCTTTTGGTTGTATATTACTTGAAGTACTTATGGGCCCAAAACTACATAGAAAAGGAGATCCTTTTATTTTAAGTGAACTG GTTTTGTCTATATCAAGCCAGGAAGAGCGCGAGCGTGTTCTGGATCCTGTTGTGCTTGGCACCTCCTCACAGGATTCGTTGTCGATGGTGGTCTCCATTACGATCAAATGCTTATCCGTCGAATCTTCGACTAGACCTTCCATCGAAGAGGTTCTCTGGAACCTGCAATACGCCGCACAAGTTCAGGCGACAGCGGACGGTGATCAGCGATCAGAAGTTTCGTCACAGGCTTGTTAG
- the LOC124699538 gene encoding 40S ribosomal protein S5-like, which produces MAVVEPATGGDVKLFNRWTFEDVQVNDISLNDYLAVTATKHYTFLPHSAGRYSAKRFRKAQCPIIERLTNSLMMHGRNNGKKIMAVRIIKHTMEIIHLLTDSNPIQIIVDAIINSGPREDATRIGSAGVVRRQAVDISPLRRVNQAIYLLTTGARESAFRNIKTIAECLADELINAAKGSSNSYAIKKKDEIERVAKANR; this is translated from the exons ATGGCGGTCGTGGAGCCTGCCACCGGCGGCGACGTGAAGCTCTTCAACCGCTGGACCTTCGAGGACGTCCAG GTGAACGACATCTCGCTGAACGACTACCTGGCGGTGACGGCGACGAAGCACTACACGTTCCTGCCGCACTCGGCGGGGCGATACTCGGCCAAGCGATTCCGCAAGGCGCAGTGCCCCATCATCGAGCGCCTCACCAACTCGCTCATGATGCACGGACGCAACAACGGCAAGAAGATCATGGCCGTGCGCATCATCAAGCACACCATGGAGATCATCCACCTCCTCACCGACTCCAACCCCATCCAGATCAtcgtcgacgccatcatcaaCAG TGGCCCACGTGAGGATGCCACCCGTATTGGTTCTGCTGGTGTTGTGAGGAGGCAGGCTGTGGATATCTCCCCCCTCAGGAGGGTGAACCAGGCCATCTACCTGCTCACCACTGGTGCCAGGGAGAGCGCTTTCAGGAATATCAAAACTATTGCTGAGTGCCTCGCTGATGAGTTGATCAATGCCGCCAAGGGCTCATCCAACAG CTACGCCATCAAGAAGAAGGATGAGATTGAGCGTGTTGCCAAGGCGAACCGTTAA